Proteins from a genomic interval of Schistocerca piceifrons isolate TAMUIC-IGC-003096 chromosome 3, iqSchPice1.1, whole genome shotgun sequence:
- the LOC124789843 gene encoding larval cuticle protein F1-like yields MKVLLVLLVAVVAVAVARPGHLGVAHGVVPAAHALVAAPHDVIAAHGAHGVHPGLAAYGPAHIEIGPGGYVQDTHDVAATRAAHLTAVAQTQARDAHINGAAAHAAAAAHSVAAAHGAPLVAAHAAPFVAAHATPLAAAHAAPLVAIAAPALPAAHSLLGAHGAALAHGHQW; encoded by the exons ATGAAGGTCCTGCTG GTACTCCTCGTCGCCGTCGTCGCTGTGGCCGTGGCTAGACCCGGTCACCTGGGCGTTGCGCACGGTGTAGTCCCTGCCGCTCACGCACTGGTGGCCGCGCCCCACGATGTCATCGCCGCCCACGGCGCCCACGGCGTCCACCCGGGCCTGGCCGCCTACGGCCCAGCGCACATCGAAATCGGCCCCGGCGGCTACGTGCAGGACACGCACGACGTGGCCGCCACCAGAGCCGCCCACCTGACCGCCGTCGCCCAGACGCAGGCTCGCGACGCCCACATCAACGGCGCCGCAGCGCACGCCGCGGCCGCCGCCCACTCCGTTGCTGCCGCCCACGGCGCCCCATTGgtcgccgcccacgccgccccctTTGTCGCCGCCCACGCCACCCCCTtggccgccgcccacgccgccccccTCGTCGCCATCGCAGCGCCAGCCCTTCCCGCAGCGCACAGTCTTTTGGGTGCGCATGGTGCCGCCCTCGCTCACGGACACCAGTGGTGA